In one window of Gossypium hirsutum isolate 1008001.06 chromosome A01, Gossypium_hirsutum_v2.1, whole genome shotgun sequence DNA:
- the LOC107917699 gene encoding TIR-only protein yields the protein MHMQRYSSAAMKMMNFHRNFLALQTPTNPLVRNKACDVFINHRGIDTKRTIATLLYDHLSRLNLQPFLDNKNMKPGDKLFDNIDNAIKNCKVGITVFSPNYCKSYFCLHELALIMESKKKVIPIFCDIKPSQLALVNNVTVPDKDLERFKLAIEEAKNTVGLTFDSLKGNWSDVVTSASEIVIESLMEMKSEEK from the exons ATGCATATGCAACGTTATTCATCAGCAGCCATGAAAATGATGAACTTCCATCGCAACTTTCTTGCCCTCCAAACACCTACGAATCCCCTTGTGAGAAATAAAGCTTGCGATGTTTTCATTAACCATAGGGGCATTGACACCAAGCGGACTATAGCCACCTTGCTTTACGATCACCTTTCTCGGTTAAACCTTCAACCTTTCTTGGATAACAAGAATATGAAACCCGGCGAtaagttgttcgacaacatcgATAACGCGATAAAGAATTGCAAGGTCGGCATCACGGTTTTCTCGCCGAATTATTGTAAGTCCTATTTTTGCCTACATGAATTGGCTCTTATCATGGAGTCCAAGAAGAAGGTAATTCCGATCTTTTGCGACATTAAGCCTTCGCAACTTGCTCTTGTCAACAATGTAACTGTCCCGGACAAAGACTTGGAGAGGTTCAAATTGGCTATTGAGGAAGCAAAAAATACTGTCGGGCTCACGTTCGACTCGTTAAAAGG GAATTGGTCCGATGTGGTGACCAGTGCTTCCGAGATTGTGATCGAAAGCTTGATGGAGATGAAAAGCGAAGAGAAATGA